A genomic stretch from Synergistaceae bacterium DZ-S4 includes:
- a CDS encoding ribbon-helix-helix domain-containing protein, producing MLAVRLDKPLEERLEKLADKTGRTKTWYARKAIETYLDDIEDAALAAAAYEEYILDGEASSSLEEVRSRLGLAD from the coding sequence ATGCTTGCAGTGAGACTGGATAAACCACTGGAGGAGCGACTTGAAAAACTTGCCGATAAAACCGGCAGAACTAAGACTTGGTATGCGCGGAAGGCAATTGAGACATATCTTGATGATATTGAAGATGCTGCACTTGCGGCAGCTGCATATGAAGAATACATCCTTGACGGAGAGGCTTCATCTTCCCTTGAGGAAGTGAGGTCGCGCCTTGGCTTGGCAGATTGA
- a CDS encoding AAA family ATPase: MTEEKDTVVLKRKLYDRLLEWKNKSRGTSALMINGARRVGKSFLCRQFAENEYESYIMIDFGNAPVEILDLFKYDSSNLDLFFAKLSAFYSTLLHKRSSVIIFDEVQQYPRARQLIKYLVEDGRYDYIETGSLIRIRKNVQDIIIPSEEEHVEMFPLDLEEFLWALGDFATMPLVRSCFNNRTPLGQALHRKVMNDFRQYVIVGGMPQAVLAYLRNKEFESVDAVKRQIITLYRNDVSKFAAGYENKVIAVFDGIPGQLSKKEKKYRLSSISKEARFRNFEDSFIWLHEAMIVNTSLNATDPHVGLALSADKATQKCYMADTGLLITLAFMDKPFVENELYRAVLFDRLEINEGMIMENVVAQMLRTRGHKLYFYSRNDPNNRENHMEIDFLITEERKIAPIEVKSGKYRSHSSLDKFRKKFSKSLGSSYILYTNDVMVKDGIVHLPLYMAMLL, translated from the coding sequence ATGACCGAGGAAAAGGATACTGTCGTCCTCAAACGAAAACTGTATGACCGTTTGTTGGAGTGGAAGAATAAGAGCAGAGGGACCAGCGCACTGATGATCAACGGTGCGAGACGAGTTGGAAAAAGCTTCCTCTGCCGGCAATTCGCTGAGAACGAGTACGAGAGTTATATAATGATCGACTTTGGGAACGCACCGGTGGAGATCCTTGATTTGTTTAAATATGACAGCTCGAATCTGGACCTCTTTTTCGCGAAGCTTTCCGCCTTCTACTCGACATTGCTCCACAAAAGGTCGTCGGTCATTATATTTGACGAGGTGCAGCAGTATCCACGAGCAAGGCAGTTGATAAAATATCTCGTGGAGGATGGAAGATATGACTATATTGAAACAGGTTCTCTTATTCGCATCAGAAAGAATGTTCAGGACATTATAATACCGTCTGAGGAGGAACATGTTGAGATGTTTCCTCTGGATCTTGAGGAGTTCCTGTGGGCGCTGGGCGACTTTGCCACGATGCCGCTTGTCAGAAGCTGCTTCAATAACAGGACTCCTTTGGGGCAGGCCCTTCATCGCAAGGTGATGAACGATTTTCGCCAATACGTTATTGTCGGAGGAATGCCGCAGGCAGTGCTGGCATATCTCCGGAACAAGGAATTTGAGTCTGTTGACGCGGTAAAGAGACAAATAATAACTTTATACCGGAATGATGTTTCAAAGTTTGCCGCCGGGTATGAGAATAAAGTCATCGCTGTTTTTGACGGTATCCCGGGACAGCTTTCAAAGAAGGAGAAAAAGTACAGGCTTTCGTCTATTTCCAAGGAGGCCCGCTTCAGGAATTTCGAGGATTCTTTCATATGGCTGCACGAGGCGATGATAGTAAATACCTCCCTGAACGCGACAGATCCGCATGTCGGCCTGGCGCTCAGCGCAGATAAAGCAACACAGAAGTGCTATATGGCCGATACCGGGCTTTTGATCACACTCGCGTTTATGGATAAGCCATTCGTGGAGAACGAGCTGTACAGGGCCGTTCTTTTTGACAGGCTGGAAATCAACGAGGGCATGATAATGGAGAACGTGGTCGCTCAAATGCTGCGAACTCGAGGCCACAAGCTCTATTTTTATTCGCGGAACGATCCAAATAACAGGGAGAACCACATGGAGATAGATTTTCTGATAACCGAAGAGAGAAAGATAGCGCCGATAGAGGTCAAATCAGGCAAATACCGCTCTCACTCCTCGCTGGACAAGTTTAGGAAAAAATTTTCCAAAAGCCTTGGCAGTTCCTATATCCTTTATACCAATGACGTAATGGTAAAGGACGGCATAGTCCATCTGCCGTTATATATGGCAATGCTGCTGTAA
- a CDS encoding type II toxin-antitoxin system RelE/ParE family toxin: protein MAWQIEFSRKAEKELSSLDKPQALRILNYLDELAGLDDPRRRGKALVADLSGLWRYRVGAWRILCRIEDSRFLVLVVKLGHRSSVYDQD from the coding sequence TTGGCTTGGCAGATTGAATTTTCAAGAAAGGCAGAAAAGGAACTCTCTTCGCTTGATAAGCCTCAGGCTCTGAGGATATTAAACTATCTTGATGAACTGGCCGGCCTTGATGACCCCAGAAGAAGAGGAAAAGCCCTTGTCGCAGATCTCTCCGGGCTATGGCGCTACCGAGTAGGCGCATGGCGTATTCTATGCAGGATAGAAGACAGCCGCTTCCTTGTTTTGGTAGTGAAACTCGGACACCGAAGCTCCGTTTATGACCAAGATTAG